One window of Trifolium pratense cultivar HEN17-A07 linkage group LG5, ARS_RC_1.1, whole genome shotgun sequence genomic DNA carries:
- the LOC123886383 gene encoding uncharacterized protein LOC123886383, with amino-acid sequence MLSHPLEFALRSASKIVIASPSNVVWQASGLWSEIDAAVGNTNTTSDAIFQLLQQLDEQRAACFVVTIWSIWKHRNLKLWQQVIENSAQIIDRATKLLEDWTAANTIRRATNMRTVGADNISSSESQNSRVISTVMRWERPLVGRYKCNIDASFSSARNRVGISMCIRDCEECFVLAKTMWISHLCNVDVAGALGLFYAINWVHDLQWERVDFALDSKKVVDYFHKGGNDISEFGDVMMECKNMFSLFFENSRVEFNRRQANEVGGVLLS; translated from the exons GTATGGCAAGCTTCTGGTTTATGGTCTGAAATTGATGCGGCTGTTGGTAACACCAACACCACAAGTGATGCTATTTTTCAGTTGTTGCAACAGTTAGATGAACAAAGAGCTGCCTGTTTTGTTGTAACGATTTGGAGTATATGGAAACACCGAAATCTGAAACTGTGGCAGCAGGTTATAGAAAATAGTGCACAAATAATAGATCGCGCAACAAAGTTGTTAGAAGACTGGACTGCTGCAAACACAATTCGCCGAGCGACAAACATGCGAACTGTTGGGGCTGACAACATCAGTTCTTCGGAATCGCAGAACAGTCGCGTAATTTCTACTGTCATGAGGTGGGAAAGGCCGCTTGTGGGAAGGTACAAATGCAATATTGATGCGTCATTCTCGTCAGCACGTAACCGCGTAGGTATTAGCATGTGTATAAGAGATTGCGAAGAATGTTTTGTCCTTGCCAAAACTATGTGGATCTCACATTTGTGCAACGTGGATGTAGCGGGAGCTTTAGGACTCTTTTATGCTATTAATTGGGTGCATGACTTACAATGGGAAAGAGTTGATTTTGCTCTCGATTCAAAGAAAGTGGTAGATTATTTTCACAAAGGAGGAAATGATATTAGTGAGTTTGGTGATGTTATGATGGAATGTAAGAATATGTTTAGtttgttttttgaaaactcTCGTGTTGAGTTTAATAGGAGACAAGCCAATGAG gtcggAGGAGTATTACTCAGTTGA
- the LOC123883601 gene encoding exportin-2, translated as MEWNPQTRQFLSDCFLHTLSPAPEPRRRAESSLSEASNLPNFGLAVLRLVAEPPNSIDEQIRQSAAVNFKNHLRLRWSSEDNPILEPEKQQIKTLIVPLMLSAPSKIQSQLSEALAIIGNHDFPKSWPTLLPELVSSLQEASQSSDYVKVNGILGTANSIFRKFRFQYKTNDLLLDLKYCLDNFTAPLLEIFLKTASLIDSAAATVPPPPAANLQPLFESQKLCCRIFYSLNFQELPEFFEDHMKEWMSEFRKYLTTSYPSLEGSGPDGLALVDELRSAVCENINLYMEKNEEEFQGYLNDFALAVWTLLVNVSQSTSRDQLAITAIKFLTTVSTSVHHALFAADGVIPQICQGIVIPNVRLRDDDEELFEMNHIEYIRRDMEGSDLDTRRRIACELLKGIATHYGDAVRNIASAQIQSLLSSFASNPTANWKDKDCAIYLVVSLSTKKAGTSYVSTDLVDVQSFFQSVIVPELQSSDVNGYPMLKAGALKFFTMFRSQISKHVALQFLPDLVRFLTAESNVVHSYAASCIEKLLSVKDEGGRLRYSSADIAPIFAMLMNNLFNAFKLPESEENQYVMKCIMRVLGVADVQLDVARICIEGLGSLLSEVCKNPKNPVFNHYLFESVAILVKRASERDPSLVSVFETSLFPRLEIILSNDVTEFFPYTFQLLALLVELNRPPIPPIYMQIFEILLSPDSWKRTSNVPALVRLLQAFLQKAPNEISQGDRLTKVLGIFDTLIQSSSSSEQGFYVLNTVIESLPYEVITPYISHIWAAIFRELQKRRTVKLLKSLLIFISLFLVKHGWSNVIDTMNAVQPNIFSVILTQFWIPNLKLITGDIELKLTTVASTRLICESPVLLDPAASVSWGKMVDSIVTLLSRKEQDRVEDEGDMPDIAENVGYTATFVRLYNAGRNEEDPLPDIKDPRKYFVASLSQLCAHSPGRFPNVITENVETANQEALLQLCNTYNVALV; from the coding sequence ATGGAATGGAACCCTCAAACTCGCCAATTCCTCTCCGATTGTTTCCTCCACACACTCTCTCCGGCACCGGAGCCTCGTCGTCGCGCCGAATCTTCCCTATCAGAAGCATCTAACCTTCCTAACTTCGGCCTCGCTGTCCTCCGCCTTGTCGCCGAACCACCAAATTCAATCGATGAACAGATCCGTCAATCTGCCGCCGTCAACTTCAAAAACCACCTCCGTCTCCGATGGTCCTCCGAAGATAATCCAATCCTTGAACCTGAAAAGCAACAGATCAAAACCCTAATCGTTCCTCTCATGCTTTCCGCACCTTCCAAAATCCAATCTCAGCTTAGCGAAGCCCTAGCGATTATCGGTAACCACGATTTCCCCAAATCATGGCCGACGCTTCTCCCGGAACTCGTTTCCAGTCTCCAGGAAGCTTCTCAGAGTTCAGATTATGTCAAAGTTAACGGTATTCTCGGTACTGCTAATTCAATTTTCAGGAAATTTCGTTTTCAGTATAAAACAAATGATTTATTGCTTGATTTGAAGTATTGTCTTGATAATTTCACTGCTCCTTTGCTTGAAATTTTTCTTAAGACTGCATCGTTGATTGATTCGGCGGCTGCAACTGTGCCGCCGCCACCTGCGGCTAACCTGCAGCCACTTTTCGAGTCGCAGAAATTGTGCTGTAGGATATTTTATTCATTGAATTTTCAAGAGCTTCCTGAGTTTTTTGAGGATCATATGAAGGAATGGATGAGTGAGTTTCGTAAGTATCTTACTACTAGTTATCCTTCTCTTGAAGGGAGTGGACCTGATGGTCTTGCTCTTGTCGATGAACTTAGGTCTGCTGTTTGTGAGAATATTAATCTTTATATGGAAAAGAATGAGGAGGAGTTTCAGGGTTATTTGAATGATTTTGCACTTGCTGTGTGGACTTTGTTGGTGAATGTGTCACAGTCGACTAGTCGTGATCAACTTGCTATCACGGCTATCAAGTTTTTGACCACGGTTAGTACTAGTGTTCACCATGCTTTGTTTGCTGCTGATGGGGTTATACCGCAGATTTGCCAGGGTATTGTGATTCCGAATGTGAGGTTGAGGGATGACGATGAGGAGCTGTTTGAGATGAATCATATTGAGTATATTAGGAGGGATATGGAAGGTAGTGATCTTGATACACGGAGGAGAATTGCTTGTGAGCTGCTTAAGGGAATTGCCACACATTATGGAGATGCTGTTAGAAACATTGCTTCTGCGCAAATACAGAGTTTGTTAAGTTCCTTTGCTTCAAATCCGACGGCGAATTGGAAGGACAAGGATTGTGCTATATACTTGGTAGTCTCTCTTTCAACCAAGAAGGCTGGAACCAGTTATGTCTCCACAGATCTTGTTGATGTTCAAAGCTTTTTTCAATCTGTAATTGTCCCTGAATTGCAAAGTTCAGATGTGAATGGGTATCCAATGCTTAAGGCAGGCGCACTCAAATTCTTCACTATGTTCCGGTCTCAAATATCGAAACATGTAGCATTGCAGTTTTTACCAGATTTGGTTCGTTTCCTTACTGCGGAGTCAAATGTTGTTCATTCATATGCTGCAAGCTGTATTGAGAAACTCTTATCGGTAAAGGATGAGGGAGGTAGGCTACGTTATAGTTCGGCAGATATTGCTCCAATTTTTGCAATGCTGATGAACAATCTATTCAATGCCTTTAAGCTCCCAGAGTCTGAAGAGAATCAGTATGTAATGAAATGTATTATGAGGGTTCTTGGTGTTGCAGATGTACAACTTGATGTTGCTCGAATCTGCATTGAGGGGTTGGGGTCTCTTCTTTCCGAAGTTTGCAAAAATCCAAAAAACCCTGTCTTCAATCATTATCTCTTTGAGTCGGTAGCCATTCTTGTGAAGAGGGCTTCTGAGAGGGACCCATCTCTTGTGTCTGTCTTTGAAACAAGCCTTTTTCCTAGGCTTGAAATAATATTGTCCAATGATGTAACTGAATTTTTCCCATACACATTTCAGTTGCTTGCTCTGCTTGTTGAGTTAAACCGACCACCCATCCCACCAATCTACATGCAGATCTTTGAGATTCTTTTGTCACCTGATTCTTGGAAAAGAACCTCAAATGTTCCTGCCCTTGTGCGTCTACTGCAGGCCTTCCTTCAAAAGGCACCGAATGAGATCAGCCAAGGGGATAGGCTGACCAAAGTACTTGGCATATTTGACACACTAATACAATCTTCAAGCAGTTCTGAACAAGGATTTTATGTGCTTAACACCGTCATTGAAAGTCTTCCGTATGAAGTTATTACACCTTATATTTCTCACATTTGGGCTGCTATTTTTAGAGAGCTCCAGAAAAGGCGGACAGTAAAGCTCCTCAAGTCTCTTTTGATATTCATTTCACTCTTTCTGGTTAAACATGGTTGGTCAAATGTAATTGATACTATGAATGCCGTCCAGCCTAATATATTTAGTGTGATTTTGACCCAGTTCTGGATTCCTAATCTTAAGCTGATCACTGGAGATATAGAGCTCAAATTGACTACAGTTGCTTCAACCAGACTTATTTGTGAGTCTCCGGTCCTTTTGGATCCTGCAGCTTCTGTGTCCTGGGGTAAAATGGTGGACAGTATTGTGACACTCCTTTCCAGGAAAGAACAAGATAGAGTTGAGGACGAAGGTGACATGCCTGATATTGCAGAAAATGTGGGTTACACTGCCACCTTTGTCCGACTTTACAATGCTGGAAGGAACGAAGAAGATCCACTTCCAGATATAAAAGATCCCCGGAAATATTTTGTTGCTTCACTGTCCCAACTTTGTGCACATTCCCCTGGGAGGTTCCCAAATGTCATCACTGAAAATGTTGAGACTGCGAATCAGGAAGCATTGCTTCAACTTTGCAACACTTACAACGTCGCATTAGTTTGA